In Polynucleobacter arcticus, the following proteins share a genomic window:
- a CDS encoding class I SAM-dependent methyltransferase produces the protein MIPTIPSPSQMPAPPWSSWEKWLQSPPGQYVLAWEQKCFNQIVADVFGFYAVQVGLPQMNTLTENRMPLQALLVDANDRQKEVKGFHWHQIEGNANELPFASETIDLLVLPHVLEFAADPHQVLREAERVLRPEGRLIISGFNPASLWGMRQYLSRLIGSPYLPRDGQFIGLLRIKDWLQLLNFSLDRGHFGCYKLPLNGESGMARMDFLEPAGNRWWPIFGAVFVVSAIKRQQGIRLIGQVQGLRIPAMTQLSPATESRQNAVNSQDPVN, from the coding sequence ATGATACCAACCATCCCCTCCCCATCTCAGATGCCTGCCCCACCCTGGAGTTCTTGGGAAAAGTGGCTCCAGTCCCCTCCTGGTCAATATGTTCTTGCCTGGGAGCAAAAATGCTTCAATCAAATTGTGGCTGATGTCTTTGGTTTTTATGCCGTCCAAGTTGGCTTGCCACAAATGAATACCCTCACAGAAAACCGCATGCCACTGCAAGCTCTACTGGTGGATGCCAATGATCGTCAAAAGGAAGTAAAGGGCTTTCACTGGCATCAGATTGAAGGGAATGCCAATGAACTGCCCTTTGCCTCCGAAACCATTGATTTATTGGTATTGCCACACGTCTTGGAATTTGCCGCCGATCCCCATCAAGTTCTGCGCGAGGCAGAGCGTGTGCTTCGCCCCGAAGGTCGCTTAATCATTTCGGGATTTAATCCGGCTAGTCTTTGGGGTATGCGCCAATATCTCAGTAGGTTGATTGGTAGCCCTTATTTGCCAAGGGATGGTCAATTTATTGGGCTTTTACGAATCAAAGACTGGCTCCAACTTCTAAACTTTTCTCTGGATCGTGGGCACTTTGGCTGCTATAAACTCCCGCTCAATGGGGAATCGGGTATGGCCAGAATGGATTTCCTAGAACCAGCAGGCAACCGCTGGTGGCCTATTTTTGGAGCTGTTTTCGTCGTTTCCGCCATCAAACGCCAACAAGGCATTCGCTTGATTGGCCAAGTTCAAGGCTTACGCATCCCAGCTATGACGCAGCTGAGTCCAGCCACTGAAAGCCGTCAGAATGCGGTCAATAGCCAAGACCCAGTAAATTAA